The Oryza glaberrima chromosome 9, OglaRS2, whole genome shotgun sequence genome includes a window with the following:
- the LOC127785335 gene encoding polyadenylate-binding protein-interacting protein 8-like, with product MEVMGAEEARTSRVVVAAAGRSLNPNAKEFVPRWHRHAAAADDDDAARRTKLSADAPEFVYEGFWRGVDGLTGYGYGYGYGYGDGHDGAPEELVVVVSERLNPDAPEFTAAASIRRRRSPGSGNGISSTRHWSRRGSRNFSRQGRSAPFSSRVRRAQKEEFVRRTIFVSDIDHTVTEDMLAELFRSYCSVVVDCRICGDHSSGLRFAFIEFQDESDAYAALDLDGYVLGICPLRVSPSKTAIMPVNPSFLPQSEAEREMCSRTIYCTNIDKSVNVTDLKYFCEEHFGQVFRLKLLGDDGHPTRIAFIEFAEVDGAINALNSSGIFASGQPIRVCPSKTPIRSVASYYSTSANTMTSN from the exons ATGGAGGTGatgggagcggaggaggcgaggacttcgagggtggtggtggcggcggcggggcgcagcCTCAACCCGAACGCGAAGGAGTTCGTGCCGCGGTggcaccgccacgccgccgccgccgacgacgacgacgccgccaggAGGACGAAGCTCTCCGCGGACGCGCCGGAGTTCGTCTACGAGGGGTTCTGGCGAGGCGTTGATGGTCTCACCGGCTACGGCTACGGCTACGGCTACGGCTACGGCGATGGCCACGACGGCGCGCcggaggagctcgtcgtcgtcgtctcggaGCGCCTCAACCCGGACGCGCCGGagttcaccgccgccgcctcgatccGCCGGAGAAGATCGCCGGGGAGCGGGAATGGCATCTCCTCCACCCGCCACTGGAGT AGGAGGGGTAGTAGAAACTTCTCCAGACAAGGAAGATCAGCCCCGTTTTCTTCTAGGGTGCGAAGGGCCCAGAAGGAAGAGTTTGTGAGAAGAACAATATTTGTCAGTGATATAGACCATACT GTTACTGAGGACATGTTAGCTGAACTGTTCCGGAGCTATTGCAGC GTGGTGGTGGATTGCCGCATCTGTGGAGATCACTCATCTGGCCTTAGGTTTGCATTTATTGAATTTCAAGATGAGA GTGATGCTTATGCTGCATTGGATCTTGATGGGTATGTTCTTGGCATTTGCCCTCTTAGGGTTTCACCTTCCAAGACTGCAATCATGCCTGTGAACCCTTCTTTTCTTCCTCAG TCTGAAGCTGAGAGGGAGATGTGCTCAAGAACAATCTATTGCACAAACATCGACAAGAGT GTCAATGTAACAGATTTGAAATACTTCTGCGAGGAACACTTTGGTCAG GTTTTCCGCCTAAAGCTTTTAGGAGATGATGGTCACCCCACCCGCATAGCTTTTATTGAGTTTGCTGAG gTTGATGGTGCTATTAACGCCCTGAACTCCAGTGGCATATTTGCAAGTGGCCAGCCTATCAG GGTGTGCCCTTCAAAGACGCCGATCAGGAGCGTCGCGTCCTACTACTCCACATCAGCTAATACCATGACATCGAACTGA